From Ramlibacter agri, a single genomic window includes:
- a CDS encoding acyltransferase translates to MSYTVHPSAIVDEGAEIGDGSRVWHFVHVCSGARIGKSVSLGQNVFVGNRVSIGDHCKIQNNVSVYDNVTLEDGVFCGPSMVFTNVYNPRSFVERKDEYRNTLVKRGATLGANCTIVCGATIGEFAFIGAGAVVNKDVPAYALVVGVPGRQIGWMSAHGERLELPLRGDARVRCQHSGDEYVLAGSQLVRVPAPVAAEQATR, encoded by the coding sequence ATGAGCTATACGGTTCATCCCAGCGCCATCGTCGACGAAGGCGCAGAAATCGGTGACGGCAGTCGCGTGTGGCACTTCGTGCACGTTTGCTCAGGCGCCCGGATCGGGAAATCCGTTTCCCTGGGCCAGAACGTGTTCGTCGGCAATCGAGTGTCGATTGGCGACCACTGCAAGATCCAGAACAACGTCAGCGTTTACGACAACGTAACGCTCGAGGACGGTGTGTTTTGCGGACCGAGCATGGTCTTCACCAACGTCTACAACCCACGCTCCTTCGTTGAGAGGAAGGACGAGTACCGGAATACCCTCGTGAAGCGAGGCGCCACGCTGGGCGCCAACTGCACGATCGTCTGTGGAGCAACGATCGGGGAATTCGCGTTCATTGGAGCCGGTGCCGTGGTCAACAAGGACGTTCCTGCGTACGCTTTGGTCGTCGGCGTTCCGGGACGCCAGATCGGCTGGATGAGCGCGCACGGAGAACGGCTCGAACTGCCTTTGCGCGGCGATGCCCGGGTTCGTTGCCAGCATTCTGGCGACGAGTACGTACTCGCGGGTTCTCAGCTTGTGCGCGTCCCCGCCCCTGTCGCTGCCGAACAGGCAACCCGGTAG
- a CDS encoding glycosyltransferase family 1 protein gives MEWEQAAARQLGLDWDVRIFCPEGSIERSEVVVYAPAIGVPDSRLAKLVTWLRVKIAYYKWLRERMAEVDVFMLRYYVHDPFQLLFLLTCKKPVVLVHHTLEVPELSLQGQSGRIRAALEWALGPFCIRAASLIAGVTNEIVSYELERSNARAKPRLTYPNGILYTDATVIDDRADGPEIIFVAGHFSAWHGLDLLLDALEASSANCVIHLVGQLSREDQVRADRDLRIRCHGVLSAAAIRDISRRCSLGLSSLALHRNKMKEACTLKVREYLMMGLPVYAAYKDVFPTDFPFFKEGAPDLDQIVEYAKQCASFSREEVSSQSRVHIEKSILLGQFKSQLAEALGGHMTI, from the coding sequence ATGGAGTGGGAGCAGGCTGCAGCAAGGCAGCTGGGCCTCGATTGGGATGTTCGAATCTTTTGCCCAGAAGGCTCCATCGAGAGGTCGGAGGTAGTCGTTTACGCTCCTGCGATCGGCGTGCCGGATTCGAGGCTTGCAAAACTCGTCACTTGGCTACGCGTCAAGATTGCATATTACAAGTGGCTGCGCGAACGCATGGCCGAAGTTGACGTGTTCATGCTTCGATATTACGTGCACGATCCGTTTCAACTACTCTTCCTACTGACCTGCAAGAAGCCAGTCGTATTGGTTCACCACACTCTTGAAGTGCCGGAGTTGTCGCTGCAGGGCCAGAGCGGTCGAATTCGAGCCGCGTTGGAATGGGCATTGGGACCTTTCTGCATTCGTGCGGCCTCTCTCATCGCGGGTGTGACGAATGAAATCGTGTCGTACGAGCTAGAACGCTCTAACGCACGAGCGAAGCCTAGATTGACTTACCCCAACGGGATACTCTATACAGATGCGACTGTCATCGATGATCGCGCCGATGGGCCTGAAATTATCTTTGTCGCCGGGCACTTTTCTGCTTGGCACGGGCTAGACCTGCTTCTCGATGCATTGGAGGCGTCTAGCGCCAACTGCGTCATACACTTGGTCGGTCAACTGAGTCGGGAAGATCAGGTTAGAGCGGATAGGGACTTGCGAATTCGATGCCATGGAGTGTTAAGTGCAGCGGCGATCAGGGATATTTCTCGGCGCTGCTCCTTGGGTCTATCGTCCTTGGCACTGCATCGCAACAAAATGAAGGAGGCTTGCACATTGAAGGTAAGGGAATACCTGATGATGGGCCTACCCGTTTACGCCGCCTATAAAGACGTATTTCCCACGGACTTTCCTTTTTTCAAAGAAGGCGCCCCCGACTTAGACCAGATCGTTGAGTACGCCAAGCAGTGCGCTTCGTTTTCCAGAGAAGAAGTTTCCAGTCAATCCCGCGTGCACATTGAGAAGTCGATTTTGCTAGGCCAATTCAAAAGTCAGCTTGCAGAGGCACTCGGTGGCCACATGACTATTTAG
- a CDS encoding DegT/DnrJ/EryC1/StrS family aminotransferase — protein sequence MEFIDLKAQYQSLKRDMDARIQAVLNHGQYILGPEVAELEERLGAYTGARYCISVANGTDALQIALMALGVGAGDEVITPGFTYIATAETVALLGARPIYVDVDPRTYNLDPASLEFAITSKTKAIIPVSLYGQCAEFDAINAIAAKHGIPVIEDAAQSFGASYKGRKSCNLSQIACTSFFPSKPLGCYGDGGAIFTSDEGLAKIIRQIARHGQDRRYHHVRVGVNSRLDTIQAAVLLSKLEIFDDEMTARQEVASNYSELLLRLTDIKPPEIAEYNTSAFAQYTVRVLEREKIQSHLTAVGIPTAIHYPVPLNHQPAVSDATVKLPVGDLVATEVLSLPMHPYLTRKDQERIVLALTSAS from the coding sequence ATGGAATTTATCGATCTGAAGGCGCAGTACCAGAGCCTCAAGCGCGACATGGATGCGCGGATCCAAGCCGTCCTGAATCACGGCCAATACATCCTGGGTCCAGAAGTTGCCGAACTGGAAGAGCGGCTCGGTGCCTATACCGGCGCGAGGTACTGCATCTCCGTCGCCAACGGAACGGACGCACTGCAGATTGCGCTGATGGCGCTCGGCGTCGGCGCGGGCGATGAGGTCATCACGCCTGGGTTTACCTACATCGCGACTGCGGAAACGGTTGCCTTGCTCGGCGCACGTCCGATTTACGTCGATGTCGATCCGCGAACGTACAACCTCGATCCCGCATCGCTCGAGTTTGCGATCACCAGCAAGACGAAGGCCATCATTCCGGTCAGCCTGTATGGCCAGTGCGCCGAATTCGACGCGATCAACGCGATTGCTGCCAAGCACGGCATTCCAGTCATCGAGGACGCTGCTCAGAGCTTCGGTGCCAGCTACAAGGGTCGCAAGAGCTGCAACCTGTCCCAGATTGCCTGCACCAGCTTCTTTCCCAGCAAGCCGCTCGGCTGCTACGGCGATGGTGGCGCCATCTTCACCAGCGATGAGGGCCTAGCCAAGATCATCCGCCAAATCGCGCGACATGGGCAGGATCGTCGTTACCACCACGTCCGGGTGGGCGTGAACAGCCGGTTGGATACTATCCAGGCGGCTGTTCTGTTATCGAAGCTGGAGATCTTCGATGATGAAATGACCGCTCGCCAAGAGGTAGCTTCGAACTATAGCGAGCTGCTACTTCGCCTCACCGATATCAAGCCACCCGAGATCGCTGAATACAACACGAGCGCGTTTGCCCAGTACACGGTGCGGGTACTGGAGCGGGAAAAAATTCAAAGCCATCTGACAGCCGTTGGGATACCTACGGCAATTCACTATCCCGTTCCCCTAAACCACCAACCAGCGGTCTCCGACGCTACGGTGAAGCTACCGGTCGGAGACCTCGTTGCGACGGAAGTTCTCAGCCTGCCAATGCATCCTTATCTCACAAGAAAGGACCAGGAAAGAATCGTATTGGCACTTACTAGTGCGAGCTGA
- a CDS encoding oligosaccharide flippase family protein: MNRRQFISFASGPIVSAGIGLLTLPIIAWQFSGEDVGRNAIYQVTVALAVVIFVLGLDQAFVREYHETADWRRLFKSCFTPGFIALLGATAACVAYAPNLSRLLYGKEESLWIVLTAVSVILAYANRFLSLILRVQERGLEFSATQILPKLAVILLLLAYPMLHVKVEFRDLLLVNLIAAVTVCAVLIFNLRRDLRSIALSQVSRDELRTLLKFGLPLIGAGLASWSLNATSSLTLRSMSTFAELGIYSMTVSFAGAALVLQAVFSTIWMPTVYKWVAAGEGDAQISSAIRIVLALACLIGALTGSLSRLIDFVLPPGYQTVKFLLAACMTQSLFYTVSEAAAIGINVQRKTSLALATAVCALAVNVLFSFMLVPKYGARGAAAANTIAFLAFCIVRTEFSARSWSSIPRKRIHTNVAVLAAAAVVTAFSSTYDGSFAVQTILWSLLFVGFAYQFRCEIRELVRLTLGIRSA; the protein is encoded by the coding sequence GTGAATAGGCGTCAATTCATATCATTTGCCTCTGGTCCCATTGTTAGCGCGGGCATAGGCCTCCTAACGTTGCCGATCATCGCTTGGCAGTTCTCTGGCGAAGATGTTGGCCGAAATGCAATCTATCAGGTCACGGTCGCGTTAGCGGTAGTGATCTTTGTTCTCGGCCTCGACCAAGCATTCGTCCGCGAGTACCACGAGACAGCCGACTGGAGACGGCTATTTAAGTCTTGCTTTACGCCTGGCTTTATCGCGCTGCTGGGGGCTACTGCAGCGTGCGTCGCTTACGCCCCCAACTTGTCGCGACTGCTATACGGCAAGGAGGAATCGCTCTGGATAGTCCTTACTGCTGTAAGCGTAATTCTCGCATACGCGAACCGATTTCTATCACTGATTCTTCGAGTCCAAGAACGCGGACTCGAGTTCTCAGCGACCCAAATCTTACCAAAACTGGCAGTCATCCTCCTTCTCCTGGCCTACCCGATGCTCCATGTTAAGGTCGAGTTCAGAGACCTCTTGCTGGTGAACCTGATCGCAGCAGTCACAGTTTGCGCGGTATTGATTTTCAATCTTCGGCGCGATCTACGCTCAATAGCGCTCTCACAGGTAAGCCGCGACGAGCTGCGCACTCTACTTAAGTTCGGCTTGCCGCTCATCGGTGCAGGCTTAGCTTCATGGAGTCTAAACGCAACGAGTTCATTGACCCTTCGGTCGATGTCAACGTTTGCGGAGCTTGGGATTTATTCCATGACAGTCAGCTTTGCTGGCGCGGCATTAGTGTTGCAAGCCGTCTTCTCGACAATTTGGATGCCTACCGTCTACAAGTGGGTGGCCGCAGGCGAGGGTGACGCGCAAATCAGCTCAGCAATTCGCATCGTACTCGCATTGGCATGCCTAATCGGCGCACTTACGGGCTCGTTGTCCCGGCTCATCGATTTTGTCCTCCCTCCGGGATATCAAACGGTCAAGTTTTTGTTGGCCGCGTGCATGACTCAGAGCCTGTTCTACACAGTCTCTGAAGCCGCAGCCATTGGGATCAATGTCCAACGCAAAACCAGCCTAGCCTTGGCAACCGCGGTTTGCGCCCTCGCGGTGAACGTGCTGTTTTCGTTCATGCTAGTTCCGAAGTACGGAGCACGAGGCGCGGCTGCCGCCAATACCATCGCTTTTCTCGCCTTTTGCATAGTGAGAACGGAATTTTCAGCTCGATCTTGGAGCTCGATCCCCCGCAAGCGCATCCACACGAACGTCGCGGTGCTTGCAGCGGCTGCCGTCGTAACAGCGTTCTCCTCGACTTATGACGGGTCTTTCGCGGTGCAGACGATTCTCTGGTCGCTTCTCTTTGTTGGCTTTGCTTACCAGTTCCGATGCGAAATTCGGGAACTAGTTCGGCTTACGCTGGGCATTCGATCAGCATGA
- the rfbD gene encoding dTDP-4-dehydrorhamnose reductase yields the protein MKILLFGANGQVGWELQRSLAPLGELLALDVAGQPGLSGDFTDLEGLAATVATVRPDFIVNAAAHTAVDKAENEPELAHTINAEAPGVLAQAAARIGAALVHYSTDYVFDGSGNRPWREDDATGPLNAYGRTKLEGEARIRAALPRHLLLRTSWVYAARGSNFAKTMLKLARERERLTVIDDQFGAPTGAELLADVTAHAIRALAADAGKAGTYHVAAAGVTTWHGYASYVLQAARQAGQALKAEHVEPVPSSAFKTAATRPHNSRLDTARLRATFGLALPPWGAGVNRMLQEILGTP from the coding sequence GTGAAGATCCTGCTGTTCGGCGCCAATGGGCAAGTCGGCTGGGAACTGCAGCGCAGCCTGGCGCCGCTGGGCGAGCTGCTCGCGCTGGACGTCGCTGGCCAGCCAGGCCTCTCCGGCGACTTCACCGACCTCGAAGGGCTGGCCGCCACGGTCGCCACGGTGCGGCCTGACTTCATCGTCAATGCCGCCGCCCACACCGCGGTGGACAAGGCCGAAAACGAACCCGAACTCGCCCACACGATCAACGCCGAAGCCCCGGGCGTGCTCGCGCAGGCGGCCGCGCGCATCGGCGCCGCGCTCGTGCACTACTCCACGGATTACGTCTTCGACGGCAGCGGCAACCGCCCCTGGCGCGAGGACGACGCCACCGGCCCGCTCAACGCCTACGGCCGCACCAAGCTCGAAGGCGAGGCGCGCATCCGCGCGGCCCTGCCGCGCCACCTGCTGCTGCGAACCAGCTGGGTGTATGCGGCGCGGGGCAGCAATTTCGCCAAGACCATGCTCAAGCTCGCCCGCGAGCGCGAGCGCCTGACCGTCATCGACGACCAGTTCGGCGCGCCCACGGGTGCCGAACTGCTGGCCGACGTGACGGCCCACGCCATCCGCGCGCTCGCCGCCGATGCCGGCAAGGCGGGCACCTACCATGTGGCGGCCGCGGGCGTGACCACCTGGCACGGCTACGCCAGCTACGTGCTGCAGGCCGCCCGCCAGGCCGGCCAGGCGCTGAAGGCCGAACACGTGGAGCCCGTGCCGTCGTCCGCCTTCAAGACCGCCGCCACGCGCCCGCACAACTCGCGGCTGGACACGGCGCGCCTGCGCGCGACCTTCGGCCTGGCGCTGCCGCCCTGGGGGGCCGGGGTGAATCGGATGCTCCAGGAAATCCTCGGAACCCCATGA
- a CDS encoding Gfo/Idh/MocA family oxidoreductase has product MKNFALIGAAGYIAPRHMRAIKDTGNHLAVAYDINDSVGIIDSISPQSEFFTEFERFYEYAYQLKRDPATALDYVAICSPNYLHHPHIAAGLRLGADVICEKPLVPTPELLDELERVEKETGKRVFNILQLRHHDAILQLREKVAAAPADHVFDVELTYITSRGKWYMESWKGDQRKSFGVATNIGVHFYDMLHFVFGKLKRNVVHYSGEAKAAGYLEYERARVRWFLSIDANDLPDEVKGKKSTFRNIDISGEKLEFSEGFTELHTTSYREILAGHGFGLEDARHCIETVNVIRTAAPVTGQHGEVHPFVNRLLK; this is encoded by the coding sequence ATGAAAAACTTCGCTCTGATCGGTGCCGCAGGGTACATCGCCCCCCGGCACATGCGCGCCATCAAGGACACCGGCAACCACTTGGCCGTCGCATACGACATCAACGACTCGGTTGGCATCATCGACAGCATCTCGCCCCAAAGCGAGTTCTTCACCGAGTTCGAACGCTTCTACGAATACGCATACCAGCTGAAGCGCGATCCCGCGACGGCGCTGGATTACGTGGCGATCTGCTCGCCCAACTATCTGCACCACCCGCACATCGCAGCCGGCCTGCGACTCGGTGCCGACGTGATCTGCGAGAAGCCGCTCGTCCCCACCCCGGAACTGCTGGACGAACTGGAGCGCGTGGAGAAGGAAACCGGCAAGCGGGTCTTCAACATCCTGCAACTCCGCCACCACGACGCGATCCTGCAGTTGCGCGAGAAAGTCGCGGCGGCCCCGGCCGATCACGTGTTCGACGTCGAACTGACGTACATCACGTCGCGCGGCAAGTGGTACATGGAAAGCTGGAAGGGCGACCAGCGCAAATCATTCGGCGTCGCGACCAACATTGGCGTTCACTTCTACGACATGCTGCACTTCGTGTTTGGCAAGCTGAAGCGCAACGTCGTGCACTACTCCGGCGAAGCCAAGGCGGCGGGTTACCTGGAATACGAACGTGCTCGCGTCCGCTGGTTCCTGTCGATCGACGCGAACGATCTGCCCGACGAAGTGAAGGGCAAGAAGTCGACGTTCCGCAACATCGACATTAGCGGAGAAAAGCTCGAGTTCTCCGAGGGTTTCACGGAACTGCACACCACCAGCTACCGGGAGATCCTGGCCGGCCATGGGTTCGGCCTGGAGGATGCACGCCACTGTATCGAGACGGTCAATGTGATTCGAACGGCAGCTCCTGTGACTGGCCAGCACGGCGAAGTGCACCCCTTCGTCAATCGACTGCTGAAGTAA
- the wecB gene encoding non-hydrolyzing UDP-N-acetylglucosamine 2-epimerase translates to MSVVGARPQFVKAAVLSAAIQEHRPDIREVLVHTGQHYDDRMSEIFFRELGIEAPAHNLGVGGGSHGRATGQMLEGLERVMQREGPDGVLVYGDTNSTIAAALAAVKLHIPVAHVEAGLRSFNRTMPEEINRVVTDHISELLFAPTQTAESNLFAEGIERKKVHVVGDVMYDAAIYFAKRSARPSWFSDLGFDVGRYVLCTIHRAENTDSLHRLEAILRGLALSGSKVILPMHPRTAARIAAAQLEIPANVTIVEPVGYLEMCWLEANSTLIATDSGGVQKEAYFHKKFCVTLREETEWVELVDSGCNVLAGADSLAIANAISSPLTCDFSREFYGRGSSARAIAEKLWAHA, encoded by the coding sequence ATGAGCGTGGTAGGGGCCCGGCCCCAGTTCGTTAAAGCTGCAGTGCTGTCCGCGGCAATTCAAGAGCACCGCCCTGACATTCGCGAGGTCCTTGTCCATACGGGCCAACACTACGACGACCGCATGTCGGAAATATTCTTCCGCGAGCTCGGCATCGAGGCCCCAGCACACAATCTGGGCGTCGGTGGGGGCAGCCATGGTCGAGCTACCGGGCAGATGCTAGAGGGGCTAGAACGGGTGATGCAACGTGAGGGGCCAGACGGAGTGCTTGTCTATGGGGACACGAATAGCACAATCGCAGCGGCTCTCGCTGCCGTAAAGCTTCACATCCCGGTGGCTCATGTGGAGGCGGGTCTCCGCTCATTTAACAGGACTATGCCGGAGGAGATCAATCGCGTCGTAACAGATCACATTAGCGAGCTGCTGTTTGCGCCAACACAGACTGCCGAATCCAACCTCTTTGCGGAAGGTATTGAACGAAAGAAAGTCCATGTGGTAGGGGACGTCATGTATGACGCCGCAATCTATTTCGCAAAACGCAGCGCTCGCCCCTCATGGTTTTCCGATCTTGGCTTCGACGTAGGCCGGTATGTTCTCTGCACAATCCATCGCGCTGAAAATACGGACTCTTTACACCGCCTAGAGGCGATCCTTAGAGGGTTGGCGCTAAGCGGCTCGAAAGTCATTCTACCTATGCATCCGCGAACCGCGGCGCGCATCGCTGCCGCGCAACTGGAAATTCCAGCCAACGTGACGATTGTTGAACCGGTCGGGTATTTGGAAATGTGCTGGCTCGAAGCCAATTCAACACTGATCGCGACGGACTCCGGCGGCGTCCAGAAGGAAGCGTACTTTCACAAGAAGTTCTGCGTCACGCTGCGCGAAGAGACAGAGTGGGTAGAGCTGGTGGATAGCGGCTGCAACGTCCTAGCTGGCGCTGATTCTCTCGCGATTGCTAACGCAATCTCCTCCCCCCTGACTTGCGACTTCTCGCGCGAATTCTACGGACGCGGCTCGAGCGCTAGAGCAATTGCCGAAAAGCTGTGGGCGCACGCATGA
- a CDS encoding glycosyltransferase, translating to MTRATTVIILTNAFPYQPGEHFFEAELAYWAAAEIKVIVAPLSATGASRPTPPQIQVDLRLARSMRGWRGCISHLRAVLSPLFWKEASSAWNLGQRHLGTYARCLRAAAKIILLKQGLHDLVSESGTNAVVYAYWHDVQAYAAALLKRERLITSVYSRAHGFDLYQERRPHCYMPFKRAFAKDVDTVFSVSEQGRSYLEHVYGIPPTQLEVSRLGVHVPPRMNMAAAGDTIHILSVASCTNVKRIDRTIDALADTKIEGKTILWTHIGDGPLLDQLIARAHEKLRPNGVDFNFMGAISNKEVQQYYDEQPIDFFINTSESEGIPVSIMEAMSHGIPVIAPAVGGVCELVNEEVGRLLSPQPDAKEITLAICWMSEFGRSPKIRLRARMAAECNYSAQANYNAIINKIATRP from the coding sequence ATGACAAGGGCGACTACGGTAATCATCTTAACGAACGCCTTCCCGTATCAGCCGGGTGAGCATTTTTTTGAAGCCGAACTGGCGTATTGGGCTGCCGCGGAGATTAAAGTCATAGTTGCGCCACTGTCAGCAACCGGCGCCAGTCGTCCCACGCCGCCTCAGATTCAGGTTGATCTTCGTCTTGCGCGGTCCATGCGCGGCTGGCGGGGCTGTATTTCCCACTTAAGGGCAGTTCTGTCTCCCTTGTTCTGGAAGGAAGCCTCTAGCGCTTGGAACTTGGGGCAGAGGCATCTTGGGACTTACGCCCGATGCCTGCGTGCGGCAGCAAAGATCATTTTACTGAAGCAGGGTTTGCACGACCTGGTTTCCGAGTCCGGCACCAACGCGGTGGTTTACGCGTATTGGCACGACGTACAGGCGTATGCGGCTGCGCTACTTAAACGAGAGCGATTGATCACAAGCGTTTATTCGCGTGCGCATGGTTTTGACTTGTATCAAGAGCGCAGACCACACTGCTACATGCCCTTCAAACGTGCCTTCGCAAAGGACGTCGACACCGTTTTTTCGGTGAGCGAGCAAGGACGCAGCTACCTAGAACATGTCTACGGCATTCCTCCGACGCAATTGGAAGTGAGCCGATTGGGAGTCCACGTCCCTCCCCGGATGAACATGGCTGCTGCGGGCGACACAATTCATATCCTGTCAGTCGCATCGTGCACCAACGTGAAACGGATTGACCGAACGATCGATGCACTCGCGGACACCAAGATTGAAGGCAAGACAATACTGTGGACGCATATTGGCGACGGCCCGTTACTTGATCAATTGATTGCGCGCGCACACGAGAAGCTCAGACCAAACGGTGTCGATTTCAACTTCATGGGCGCGATCAGTAACAAGGAAGTCCAGCAATATTATGACGAACAGCCAATTGACTTCTTCATCAATACGAGCGAATCAGAAGGGATTCCCGTTTCGATAATGGAGGCGATGAGTCACGGCATTCCAGTCATAGCGCCCGCAGTCGGCGGCGTCTGCGAACTGGTAAACGAAGAAGTCGGGAGACTGCTCTCACCTCAACCAGATGCCAAGGAAATCACCTTAGCGATCTGCTGGATGAGCGAATTCGGGCGCTCACCGAAAATCCGGCTGCGTGCGCGCATGGCAGCGGAATGCAATTACAGCGCACAGGCAAATTACAACGCGATCATCAATAAAATCGCAACCCGCCCGTGA
- a CDS encoding nucleotide sugar dehydrogenase: MNLQDKTLAIIGLGYVGLPLAVEFGKRRPVIGFDINQARIAELQSGQDHTLECSPSELKKAEFLAYSSTLEDLKRANVFIVTVPTPVDKANRPDMTPLIKASTTVGKVLKSGDIVIYESTVYPGATEEVCVPVLERESGLKFNVDFFCGYSPERINPGDKVNTLTKIKKITSGSTPEVAEAVDGLYREIITAGTHKASSLKVAEAAKVIENTQRDLNIALVNELSVIFERLGIDTLDVLEAAGSKWNFLPFRPGLVGGHCIGVDPYYLTHKAEEVGYHPQVILAGRRINDNMARYVARNMIRLMLKNSMDVPRCRIGVLGVTFKENCPDIRNSKVVDMLREFETWGAQVVVADPWADPEEVQHEYGLTLGKVDAANPVDALVVAVGHTEYRQMKAAELRAYCRGDAPVLADVKSLFNRHEAAAAGFTVFRL, translated from the coding sequence ATGAACCTCCAGGACAAGACCCTGGCCATCATCGGCCTGGGCTACGTGGGGCTGCCGCTGGCAGTGGAATTCGGCAAGCGCCGCCCGGTGATCGGCTTCGACATCAACCAGGCACGCATCGCCGAACTGCAGAGCGGGCAAGACCACACCCTGGAGTGCAGCCCGAGCGAACTGAAAAAGGCCGAGTTCCTCGCCTATTCCAGCACGCTGGAAGACCTGAAGCGTGCGAACGTCTTCATCGTCACCGTTCCGACACCCGTGGACAAGGCCAACCGGCCGGACATGACGCCTTTGATCAAGGCAAGCACGACTGTCGGCAAGGTACTCAAGTCCGGCGACATCGTGATCTATGAATCCACGGTCTATCCCGGCGCGACCGAGGAAGTCTGTGTTCCTGTGCTGGAGCGCGAGAGTGGCCTGAAGTTCAACGTCGACTTCTTCTGCGGTTATAGCCCCGAGCGCATCAACCCCGGCGACAAGGTCAACACCCTCACCAAGATCAAGAAGATCACGAGCGGTAGCACTCCGGAGGTCGCGGAAGCTGTAGACGGCCTTTACCGCGAGATCATCACTGCCGGCACGCACAAGGCCAGCAGCCTCAAGGTGGCGGAAGCGGCCAAGGTGATCGAGAACACACAGCGTGACTTGAACATCGCGCTGGTCAACGAACTGTCGGTGATCTTCGAGCGCCTCGGCATCGACACCTTGGACGTTCTCGAAGCGGCCGGCAGCAAGTGGAACTTCCTGCCATTCCGTCCGGGCCTGGTCGGTGGACACTGCATCGGCGTGGATCCTTACTATCTGACGCACAAGGCGGAGGAAGTCGGGTACCACCCGCAAGTGATCCTCGCTGGCCGCCGCATCAATGACAACATGGCGCGCTACGTGGCACGCAACATGATCCGGCTGATGCTGAAGAACTCCATGGACGTCCCCCGCTGCCGGATTGGCGTCCTGGGCGTGACTTTCAAGGAGAACTGCCCGGACATCCGCAACAGCAAGGTCGTCGACATGCTGCGCGAGTTCGAAACGTGGGGAGCGCAGGTCGTCGTTGCGGACCCGTGGGCGGACCCCGAAGAGGTCCAGCATGAATATGGCCTGACGCTGGGAAAGGTCGATGCGGCCAACCCCGTGGATGCCCTTGTCGTAGCGGTCGGCCACACCGAATACCGTCAAATGAAGGCTGCGGAGCTGCGGGCATACTGCCGCGGCGATGCTCCCGTCCTGGCCGACGTCAAGAGCCTCTTCAACCGTCACGAAGCCGCTGCAGCCGGTTTCACCGTCTTCCGCCTCTAA
- a CDS encoding MarR family EPS-associated transcriptional regulator: MASRQLENAEDLHFRVLKILQDNPDLSQRELAQQLGVSNGKLHYCMRALIDKGLVKLGNFASSKHHLGYAYLLTPAGMAKKASMTAAFLKRKMAEYEALQKEIAALQAEVGAEGPRSTFKNSSN; the protein is encoded by the coding sequence GTGGCCAGCCGACAGCTCGAAAACGCCGAAGACCTGCACTTCCGGGTCCTGAAGATCCTTCAGGACAACCCGGACCTGTCGCAGCGCGAGCTGGCCCAGCAGCTCGGGGTGAGCAACGGCAAGCTGCACTACTGCATGAGGGCCTTGATCGACAAGGGCCTGGTGAAGCTCGGGAACTTCGCGAGCTCGAAGCACCACCTGGGGTACGCGTACCTGCTGACGCCGGCGGGGATGGCGAAGAAGGCGAGTATGACCGCAGCCTTCCTCAAGCGAAAGATGGCGGAGTACGAGGCGCTGCAGAAGGAGATTGCGGCGCTGCAGGCGGAAGTGGGTGCGGAGGGTCCGCGCTCGACTTTCAAGAATTCAAGCAACTGA